A genomic window from Actinomycetota bacterium includes:
- the atpE gene encoding ATP synthase F0 subunit C codes for MQLLAQAAEAANLAPIGQGLVYGLASIGPAIAVGLVFSNAIQAIARQPEAAGLVRPIMFLGFALAEALALLGFVLFFLIG; via the coding sequence ATGCAGCTACTCGCACAGGCGGCCGAGGCCGCGAACCTCGCCCCCATCGGGCAGGGTCTGGTGTACGGCCTCGCGTCGATCGGTCCCGCGATCGCGGTGGGGCTCGTGTTCTCCAACGCGATCCAGGCGATCGCGCGTCAGCCGGAGGCCGCAGGGCTCGTCCGGCCGATCATGTTCCTAGGGTTCGCGCTCGCCGAGGCGCTCGCCCTGCTCGGCTTCGTCCTCTTCTTCCTCATCGGCTGA
- the atpF gene encoding F0F1 ATP synthase subunit B: MYQLLLARAAEEAAEGGATRTVLPMPDELIFGTIAFAIFFGFMAFFVFPRLREGLKAREQAIRSELEKAEQTRVDSEEQREELRRQLAEARTQADQIMRDETAAAEQRARDIVARAEEEARQIVARARTEAEAERGRVFTELQSQVADLSLEAARRVVGRELTDPQAQRQLVDQFIASVGADGQGS; encoded by the coding sequence ATGTACCAGCTGTTGCTTGCCAGAGCGGCCGAGGAGGCGGCGGAGGGCGGCGCGACCCGCACCGTTCTGCCGATGCCCGACGAGCTCATCTTCGGCACCATCGCGTTCGCCATCTTCTTCGGGTTCATGGCGTTCTTCGTCTTCCCCCGCCTCCGCGAGGGCCTCAAGGCGCGCGAGCAGGCGATCCGCAGCGAGCTGGAGAAGGCGGAGCAGACGCGCGTCGACTCCGAGGAGCAGCGGGAGGAGCTGCGCCGCCAGCTCGCCGAGGCCCGCACGCAGGCCGACCAGATCATGCGGGATGAGACCGCGGCGGCCGAGCAGCGCGCTCGCGACATCGTGGCCCGAGCCGAGGAGGAGGCGCGGCAGATCGTCGCCCGCGCCCGGACCGAGGCCGAGGCCGAGCGCGGCCGGGTCTTCACCGAGCTGCAGTCCCAGGTCGCGGACCTCTCCCTGGAGGCCGCGCGCAGGGTGGTCGGTCGCGAGCTGACGGACCCGCAGGCGCAGCGTCAGCTCGTCGACCAGTTCATAGCGTCGGTCGGCGCCGACGGACAGGGGAGCTGA
- the atpH gene encoding ATP synthase F1 subunit delta, translated as MAGDLITGYARALLQVASAEGQLDRVTDELFRFAKVLEQNYELRSALTDIAVPDERKQAVLDEILGAQASPHTRNLIGFVVSQGRTRELPEIVESLNSLAAQERNRVVAEVRSATDLDEEQQQRLSAALGRATGKDVDVKVVIDPSILGGIYAKVGDQVIDGTVRRRLEELSTRLTQR; from the coding sequence ATGGCCGGGGACCTCATCACCGGGTACGCGAGGGCGCTCCTCCAGGTGGCCTCGGCCGAGGGCCAGCTCGATCGGGTGACCGACGAGCTGTTCCGGTTCGCCAAGGTCCTGGAGCAGAACTACGAGCTCAGGTCCGCCCTGACCGATATCGCGGTCCCCGACGAGCGCAAGCAGGCCGTCCTGGACGAGATCCTCGGCGCTCAGGCCTCGCCGCACACCCGGAACCTGATCGGGTTCGTGGTCTCCCAGGGCCGCACCCGGGAGCTCCCGGAGATCGTCGAGTCGCTGAACAGCCTCGCGGCGCAGGAGCGCAACCGGGTGGTCGCCGAGGTGCGGTCGGCCACCGATCTCGACGAGGAGCAGCAGCAGAGGCTGTCCGCTGCGCTGGGACGGGCGACGGGTAAGGATGTGGACGTGAAGGTGGTCATCGACCCGAGCATCCTGGGCGGCATCTACGCCAAGGTCGGCGACCAGGTGATCGACGGCACCGTCCGCCGTCGGCTGGAAGAGCTGTCCACGCGACTCACACAGAGGTGA